CGGTGACAAGCCTCGGGGGTGCCCGCCTGTGACCATCTGTCTCGTAGGGGACAGTTTGCGCACCCTGTCAAGCGGTACGACTACCGTTCGCGCGGGCCCGAGCGCCCGAACGCCGTAAAGTCCCCATAACGCGAAAGGCCACCCGCTGGGTCGGCCCGTACTCGCCAGCGGGTGGTGTATTTGGGTTGACTATCCGACCCCGAAGGGTCAGATCAGGTCGTCGAACTCGCCGGCCTTCGCTCCCTGGAGGAAGGCCAACATCTCACCGCGTGTGAAGTGGAGGACCGGACCAGCCGGATCCTTCGAGTCACGAACGGCGACATCGCCGTCGACGGCGGCGAGTTCCACGCACTGCATTCCGTCGCTATAGGTACTGGTGCGCCAAGTGGCGGCGCTGTCATGATGCTGCGACATCTACAGCCCTTCCGCTATCTCTTGGACCAGGGCCAACGATTGGGCCTCTGGGAGTGCAGATTCCTGCACTCGCTGGAACACTATCTCGTAGTGGCGGATGTCTTCTTCGTCATCGACCAAAATAAAATTCACGTGGTTCTCGACGTGAACGATGTCCAGATCCATCGGTTCGGCGAACCCGAACAGGGTGAACGGTCCGTACAACCCCACGTGGGCGCCCGCGTTGTAGGGGAGGATCTGCAGGCGGACGGCCTCGCTGTGCGCCAGCTCGAGCATCCGCACCAGCTGGTTGCGCATGATGCCCGGTCCGCCGATGGGGCGGTGCAGCACCGACTCGTCCAGCACGACGTGCAGCGGCACGGGCTCGGGCTTGTGGAGCAGCATCTCCTGGCGGCGTAGCCGGATCTCCATCAGCTGCTCGACGGCCTCGGGCGAGTCCGAGTCGCGGAAGACGGCGGTGGCCACCGACCGCGTGTACTCCTTCGTCTGTAGGAGCCCGGGGACGAGGAGCGTCTGGAAGATGCGGATCGAGCTCGCGCCGTACTCGATGCTCATGTAGTTGGCGAGGTCCGTGCTGACGACGGTGCGGAACTCGTGCCACCAGCCGCGCTCGCGCGACTTGCGGGCGATGGCGACGAGGGCCTCGCGCTTGCGGTCGTCGTTGAGGCCGTAGAGGCGCAGCATGGCGTCGACGTCGCGGGGGTGGACGTTGACCTTGCCGGTCTCGCTGCGGCTGATGGTCGACGCCGAGGTCTCCAGCGCGGCCGCCGCCTCGTCGGCGGTGAGCTTGGCGGCCTCCCGGAGGAGTCGCAGCTCGATCCCCAGCTTGCGCCGGAGTGGTGACGTTTCCTTCAGGGGAGGCATTGCCCGCTACTCCCTCTCTTCTCGGTCTCTTCATCGCTCTCGCCAGAGCGGTGCATCGTGCAGGACAGGCGCGCACCTTACCAGCCGGCACGCGTTCTGGAAATCTCCGTGGTGCACTCTTGCATGACGGTTCGATGTACTCTACGCTCCCTTCGAGGCGGTGTTACGAGGTGTAGTCGTTGCTCGCGGAATTGCGCGGCCCATGGCTGCCACGCTCGGTGGCCGTGATCCCGCTCTTCGTGTAGCAGCTGCTGCGGAAGAACCACGGAGGGCCAGCACCATGTGTAGACGGTCCGAGACGTCGGGGACATCGCCCTCACAGGCGGAGTTGGCGGAATCGGAAACGGCGGAAACCTTGACACTGAGAGCGTCCGGCCTCTCGCTCTGCGGAGCGACAGGCAAGAAGGTCAAGGGTGGGGAATCGGCAGGAGCGGCAACCACAAGGTTGGCCGCGGCTACAGCGGAGGCGTGGCGATGAGCGCGGTCAACGCGGTGCTCGTCGGCGTAGGCCTCGTCACGACGACAGCGATCGTCGGGCGATGGTGCCTGCGTCACTTCAGCACCCGCGGGATAGAGCGTCGCCTCGAGGGACTGCACGGGCAGGTGGTCTCCTGGCAGGCGGCACACGACCATCAGGTCGAGGGCATCGACCGGAGGTTGCGCGACGTCGAGGCGTCCGCAGCCCGGGCCGAGAACGAGGCCCGGATCGTGTCGGTGCAACTCGCCGACCTGACCCGGTCCCTCCTCGTCCGGATGGAGCAGGTCGAGCACCGGCTGGTCAGCCGGCGACACGCGCAGGCCAACCGGGCCCGCAAGGTCGCGGGCACGTCGGGCCTCGTGGCAGGAGCAGGGCGATGAGCGCCGCAACGCTGCGCACCTCGGAGTGGCAGCCACCGAACGGACCATCGAGGGCCGCAGGCGGCCTTCTGGGGGTCGCCGGGGGCGAGACCTTCGCGGAGCAGGCGTACGGCGACAGGACCTTCATCGCCTCGCTGTTGAGCGGCCGGGAGTGGCCGTCGTCGCCGGCATCGCCTTCAGGGGTGTCGGGGGTGACCTACCTCTATCCCCATGCGGCCGACGGTCCCGTCACCCGGGCGCTCGTCGAGCTCGCCGACAGCTACGTGCTGCGGCGGGGTCACGGCGTGCCGGTCGACGTCGCCGAGAAGCACGAGGGTGTGCCCACCCCCGCCTGGCTGCTGGCCGTGGCGGTGGTGCGGTCGAACAGCCGAGAGCTGATCGCCGACACCCTCGAGCTGGCCAACGCCGCCGGTGTGCCGAGCCGTTCGCTCGGCGACTGCGTGGCGTACGTCGAGCTGGCGGCGGGGTTGTTCGCCGGTCGCCCGGCGTCCGCGGCCATCGAGAACGCCACACGGGGCGGCCGACGTCACTGCACGGCGGTTGCCGCGGCCACGGCGTCGACGTCCTCGGCGGCTGCGGCCTCGGTGTACTCGGCGTCCTCGTCGGCATCGTCGGGACCACCCGGACCGCCACTGTGCGGTGAGGGACCGGTCGACGCGCTGACCGCCGGGATCTGGGCGCTCAGCCAGCCCGGTGGCATCGCCGACGTGATGCCCGCGCTCGCCGCGGTCACCACGCCGGGTGTCGGTGCGGCCGCGGCGGGTCTCCTCGGTCTGCGCGACGGCGGCGCCGGCATGCCGGCCCACTGGCAACGCCGGCTCCGGTCGGCACCCGATTGCCTGGCGCTGGCGCCGGGACTGGTACGAGCGCGGTGCCGTGGGCACCAGCTCCATAGACATCTCGACACACCGGGCTCCCCGTGTGTCCACGGCGTTGTGGCAGGTGCACGATGAGGGGCCTTTCCTGGCAGGACAACGCACGGTGCGCAGGCGCCGGGCTCAACCTCTTCTTTCCCGACGGCGGTGACACCCGCCGGGCCAAGGCGTTCTGCTCCGGCTGCCCGGTGTGGGGTGACTGCCTCAACTACGGCCTCGAGGAGGACCACGGCGTGTGGGGCGGCCTCAACCGGGCCGAACGCGCCCGGCTGCGGCGGCTGCGTCAACGGCTCGCCGTCCTGCCCCCGGCCGATCCGGCCAACACGGCGGACATCCGCCGGTTGCTGTCGGTCGGCCTGGCGCCGGAGCGGCTGAGCGAGGTGGCCGGCCTCGACGTCGAGGTGGTCATAGAGCGAGCCAAGCGCACCGGTCGCAGACGAGGCTCCAGGCTC
This window of the Acidimicrobiales bacterium genome carries:
- a CDS encoding DUF397 domain-containing protein, giving the protein MSQHHDSAATWRTSTYSDGMQCVELAAVDGDVAVRDSKDPAGPVLHFTRGEMLAFLQGAKAGEFDDLI
- a CDS encoding WhiB family transcriptional regulator; protein product: MRGLSWQDNARCAGAGLNLFFPDGGDTRRAKAFCSGCPVWGDCLNYGLEEDHGVWGGLNRAERARLRRLRQRLAVLPPADPANTADIRRLLSVGLAPERLSEVAGLDVEVVIERAKRTGRRRGSRLRQAVPA
- a CDS encoding helix-turn-helix transcriptional regulator, with translation MPPLKETSPLRRKLGIELRLLREAAKLTADEAAAALETSASTISRSETGKVNVHPRDVDAMLRLYGLNDDRKREALVAIARKSRERGWWHEFRTVVSTDLANYMSIEYGASSIRIFQTLLVPGLLQTKEYTRSVATAVFRDSDSPEAVEQLMEIRLRRQEMLLHKPEPVPLHVVLDESVLHRPIGGPGIMRNQLVRMLELAHSEAVRLQILPYNAGAHVGLYGPFTLFGFAEPMDLDIVHVENHVNFILVDDEEDIRHYEIVFQRVQESALPEAQSLALVQEIAEGL